A single window of Nicotiana tomentosiformis chromosome 1, ASM39032v3, whole genome shotgun sequence DNA harbors:
- the LOC138908701 gene encoding uncharacterized protein produces the protein MLGFEADGILEVWIDRVWRLISNVWYSVNLNGTRHDFFKSSRGIKQGDPLSPSLFVIGSELLSRLLINLLEEGFIPYFTKKKGPIISHLCYVDDIILFSSGDPVSLKLLMTKMEVYESMSVQKINKMKSAFYVSSNLDNDNINMIKKILGFNQLDFPMRYLGCPIYRRRKKVVHFNKMVAKVASRKWSYGQPHTWKRLMDIKDHVEKYILWKIGKGLISFWWDNWTSAGALDKTTQLLNASKNTKLQDFIENGVWNIDKSWIEMCYHVERAKQLVSSHIVRWNKPQEGWLKLNVDGCSKGNPGSSSRDGIIRDNVRFFVLAYAGYYGESSNNLAEAKAILHGLNLCISRGFWHIIMESDSQLMVNLINNKMKAPWQIKDIIDQIIELFSRGNFIFVHTYREGNVVAHYLVNLGKMIRDQVIFEEAISLPEEVKASYSLFINQTEYGFPEKIAFVKNEKNCSTNMEQ, from the exons ATGCTTGGTTTTGAGGCAGATGGGATTCTCGAAGTGTGGATTGATAGAGTATGGAGATTGATTTCCAATGTTTGGTATTCAGTCAATTTGAATGGCACACGACATGATTTCTTTAAATCCAGCAGGGGGATTAAACAAGGGGATCCACTTTCACCTTCCCTCTTTGTCATTGGATCAGAACTACTATCTAGACTGTTGATCAACTTACTAGAGGAAGGATTCATTCCTTACTTCACTAAAAAGAAAGGCCCTATAATTAGCCATCTATGTTATGTAGATGATATCATACTATTCTCTTCTGGAGATCCAGTATCCTTGAAATTATTGATGACTAAGATGGAAGTTTATGAATCTATGTCTGTCCAGAAGATCAACAAGATGAAGTCTGCATTTTATGTATCCTCTAACCTGGATAATGACAATATTAATATGATCAAAAAGATTTTAGGTTTTAATCAGCTAGATTTTCCAATGCGTTATTTGGGATGTCCTATttacagaagaagaaaaaaggtaGTTCACTTTAACAAAATGGTGGCTAAAGTGGCTAGCAG GAAATGGTCTTATGGGCAACCTCACACCTGGAAAAGATTGATGGATATCAAAGATCatgttgaaaaatatatattgtgGAAGATTGGTAAAGGACTAATATCATTCTGGTGGGATAATTGGACTAGTGCGGGGGCATTGGACAAAACTACTCAATTGCTAAATGCCTCCAAAAATACTAAACTCcaagattttattgaaaatggtGTCTGGAATATCGACAAG TCTTGGATTGAAATGTGTTATCATGTGGAAAGGGCAAAACAATTAGTCTCGAGCCATATAGTGAGGTGGAATAAACCTCAGGAAGGTTGGCTTAAATTGAATGTCGATGGGTGCTCGAAAGGAAATCCAGGTAGCTCTAGTAGAGATGGTATCATCAGAGATAATGTGAGATTTTTTGTCTTGGCTTATGCAGGGTATTATGGCGAGAGTAGTAACAACTTGGCTGAGGCTAAAGCTATACTACATGGGTTAAATCTTTGTATAAGCAGGGGATTTTGGCATATTATTATGGAGTCTGATTCTCAATTGATGGTTAATTTGATTAACAACAAAATGAAAGCTCCTTGGCAGATTAAGGATATCATCGATCAGATTATTGAACTCTTCAGTAGaggtaattttatttttgttcacACTTACAGAGAGGGCAATGTAGTTGCTCATTATCTTGTTAACTTGGGGAAAATGATAAGAGATCAAGTGATATTTGAGGAGGCTATCTCCTTACCAGAGGAAGTTAAAGCCTCA